A part of Biomphalaria glabrata chromosome 3, xgBioGlab47.1, whole genome shotgun sequence genomic DNA contains:
- the LOC106057009 gene encoding sphingosine-1-phosphate phosphatase 2-like encodes MTETLARWVRFLADPKLTAQFQRKCGIRSWSTTAEANGLNGSAPGNNNVEPNGKIALGKLAPTANGKVEHGRLASTPNGHVKFEQGPSVANGKAKHDKISSTVNGKINHDSHSSVPDLNISNGITRRNGDIISQVNASPESLNFAHSDGKKRKSGSSNDQAIPQETSLHYSIDNAALYWLFSFGASLGNELFYTLFFSACMWSFDSFVLRKTLILWVVNMYVGQVAKDIIKWPRPRSPPVVRLEERYELEYGMPSTHAMVGFVLPFGMLYYMCGRYEFSLLLGLVVAVTWCLLVCFSRIYLGMHSALDVIVGVMFSAFLMLVTAPCVDPLDTFIITSPLSMPVVIATCLALGLVYPRVDKWSTTRGDTTQALAVFSGIVEGLWLTRRSVDFVPTVESLPLLLGITSRNSIGVALLRQLIGVPIVYGSLLIAKTVILYSMSWFLNYDPKDPETKKRFVVELPYKYGQFFVSCSVGAYIVPLLFSKMNIARPGFYSETFSLL; translated from the exons ATGACCGAAACACTGGCACGGTGGGTTCGGTTCCTGGCTGACCCGAAACTTACGGCGCAGTTTCAGAGGAAGTGCGGAATCAGGAGCTGGTCAACCACTGCCGAGGCTAACGGCCTTAATGGGAGCGCCCCTGGCAACAACAATGTGGAACCGAACGGGAAGATCGCCCTAGGAAAGTTAGCCCCGACAGCAAATGGAAAAGTTGAGCACGGACGATTAGCCTCTACACCAAACGGTCACGTAAAGTTTGAACAAGGTCCCTCTGTGGCAAACGGCAAAGCTAAACATGACAAAATATCCTCGACGGTAAATGGTAAAATCAACCATGACTCGCACAGCAGTGTTCCTGACCTGAATATTTCTAATGGAATTACCAGAAGAAATGGCGACATCATCTCCCAGGTCAACGCGTCGCCTGAAAGCTTGAATTTCGCCCACAGCGATGGTAAAAAACGGAAGTCGGGTTCATCTAATGACCAAGCCATACCCCAAGAAACATCGCTGCACTACTCCATTGACAATGCCGCTCTCTACTGGCTATTTTCTTTCGGTGCTAGTCTGGGCAACGAGCTGTTTTATACGCTCTTCTTCTCAGCCTGTATGTGGAGCTTCGACAGCTTTGTCCTGAGAAAAACTCTCATCCTGTGGGTCGTGAACATGTACGTTGGCCAGGTGGCCAAGGATATCATCAAGTGGCCCCGGCCGAGATCCCCTCCTGTGGTCAGACTGGAGGAGAGGTATGAACTGGAGTACGGGATGCCCTCGACCCATGCCATGGTGGGCTTTGTACTGCCCTTTGGAATGCTGTATTACATGTGTGGGCGGTACGAG tttagTTTGCTCCTCGGTCTGGTGGTAGCAGTCACGTGGTGTTTACTGGTTTGTTTTAGTCGCATCTACCTCGGCATGCACAGTGCATTG GACGTCATTGTTGGTGTTATGTTCTCGGCTTTCCTGATGTTGGTGACGGCTCCATGTGTGGATCCCCTGGACACGTTCATCATCACTAGCCCGCTGTCCATGCCAGTGGTCATCGCAACGTGCTTGGCACTCGGACTCGTATATCCTCGCGTGGACAAATGGAGTACCACGCGAGGTGACACCACCCAGGCTTTGGCAGTTTTCTCGGGAATAGTCGAAGGCCTCTGGCTCACTAGGCGCTCCGTAGACTTTGTCCCCACGGTCGAATCTTTGCCGCTTCTCCTTGGGATAACATCGCGCAACTCTATCGGGGTAGCGCTGCTGCGCCAGCTTATTGGTGTCCCCATCGTCTACGGTTCGTTGCTCATCGCCAAGACGGTCATCCTCTACTCGATGTCCTGGTTTCTGAACTACGACCCCAAGGACCCGGAAACCAAAAAACGATTCGTAGTGGAGTTACCCTACAAGTACGGACAGTTCTTCGTGTCTTGTTCTGTGGGCGCGTACATAGTGCCTCTCCTATTCTCCAAGATGAACATTGCAAGACCAGGATTTTACTCCGAGACATTTAGTCTTCTTTAG